One segment of Alnus glutinosa chromosome 2, dhAlnGlut1.1, whole genome shotgun sequence DNA contains the following:
- the LOC133860546 gene encoding uncharacterized protein LOC133860546: protein MTRGGETVLPHYLRASTGSCHDFCKYGRKHALEAKARSHILKRVVKKTPDTEYLLVSVDLPGRKKTPVVKLKPSSDSKSHESDIPQTIKQEVPTQLPVSKNPTESKVLAERRKTSGVKFKSSPHAKTRTYDPPKTMKREVSSSSEKVEVSSKKGSSKAKNLNLSMKPESLTVKPISSPKFSGGVSSLRKGDVKIGKREVSSSSEKVEVYSKKVLSKAKNLNLSMKHATSLKPESLTVKPISSPKFSGGISSLRKSDVQIGKTTGTSKVAVKKALPSPTASFSLESSVNRVAGLNERKHRDLKAVSPLMNKNKI, encoded by the exons ATGACC agaggTGGAGAAACTGTTCTTCCTCATTACCTCAGGGCTTCTACTGGTTCCTGTCATGATTTTTGTAAATATGGGAGGAAACATGCATTAGAAGCAAAGGCAAGAAGCCACATACTGAAGAGAGTTGTAAAAAAAACCCCTGACACAGAATATCTACTAGTCAGTGTAGATCTGCCAGGGAGGAAGAAGACGCCAGTGGTCAAGCTCAAACCGTCATCTGACTCCAAATCCCATGAGTCTGATATCCCTCAGACCATTAAGCAGGAAGTGCCAACACAATTACCTGTCAGCAAAAATCCGACAGAAAGTAAAGTTCTGGCGGAGAGGAGAAAGACATCAGGGGTCAAGTTTAAATCTTCCCCACATGCGAAAACCCGCACATATGATCCCCCGAAAACCATGAAGCGGGAAGTGTCATCATCTTCTGAAAAAGTGGAAGTTTCTTCGAAAAAAGGTTCATCAAAAGCTAAAAACTTGAACTTGTCTATGAAGCCGGAATCTTTGACAGTGAAGCCAATATCTTCTCCTAAATTTTCAGGAGGTGTAAGTAGCCTAAGAAAAGGTGATGTCAAAATTGGGAAGCGGGAAGTGTCATCATCTTCTGAAAAAGTGGAAGTTTATTcgaaaaaagttttatcaaaagctaaaaatttaaacttgtctatgaagCATGCTACTTCTTTGAAGCCAGAATCTTTGACAGTGAAGCCAATATCTTCTCCTAAATTTTCAGGAGGTATAAGTAGCCTGAGAAAAAGTGATGTCCAAATTGGCAAGACGACTGGGACATCCAAAGTAGCTGTAAAGAAGGCCCTGCCTTCCCCAACAGCCTCATTTTCTTTGGAGTCTTCTGTCAATCGTGTTGCAGGATTAAATGAAAGAAAGCACAGGGATTTGAAAGCTGTGTCCCCTCTTATGAATAAGAACAAGATCTGA